The Streptomyces sp. NBC_00306 sequence CGGCCAGCTGGCCTGGATCGCGGAGAAGTTCCACGAGTGGACGGACAAGCGCGAACACCCCGAGGGCGCTGTCGACCGCGATCACCTGCTCACCAACGTGATGCTGTACTGGCTGACGCGTACGGCCGGATCGTCCGCCCGCATCTACTACGAGCGCGCACACGCGGCCTATTGGGGCATGCCGCCGGACGTGTCGGACGCGCCGACCGCGCTCGCCGTCTTCCCGATGGACAACTTCATTCCACTGCGCCACATCGGGGAGCGGACGAACACCTTCGTGCGCTGGACAGAGTTCGACCGCGGAGGGCATTTTCCGGCGATGGAGGTGCCGGATCTGCTGGTCGGCGACGTACGGGCGTTCTTCCGGAGCCTGGCCGGCCGACGTCAGGTCTGATGTCCGCCCCGCGGGACGGGCCGAGGGGCACACTGAACACGCTGCCGATTCTGACGACGAGGAGCACCGTGCCGCCCGTTCCGATCATCATCGACTGCGATCCCGGACACGACGACGCCATCGCCATCATGCTCGCCGCGGGAGACCCGGCGATCGATCTGCTGGCCATCACGACCGTGGCCGGCAATCAGACGGTGGAGAAGACCACGCTCAACGCGCGCCGTGTCTGTACGGTCGCCGGCATCACCGACGTTCCCATCGCGGCGGGGTGCGCTCAGCCGCTCGTACAGCCCCTTCTCGTGGCGGAGGACGTCCATGGCGACTCGGGCATGGACGGCCCCCGGTTCGGGGAACCGACGGTGGACACGGTTCCCGAGCACGCAGTGGAGTTGATGTACCGGATCCTGACCGGGCATCCGGAGCCGGTGACCCTGGTGCCGACGGCGCCGTTGACGAACATCGCCCTCCTGCTGACCCGGTATCCCGATGCGGCGGGCCGTATCCGCGAGATCGTGCTGATGGGCGGCTCCACGGAGCGTGGCAACCGGACCCCGGCCGCCGAGTTCAACATCCATGTCGATCCGGAGGCCGCGGACATCGTGTTCCGCAGTGGTGTGCCGGTCACGATGTGCGGCCTCAATGTCACGCACCAGGCTCCGGCAACCCCCGACGTATTGGCGCGGCTCGACGGACTGGACACGGAACTGAGCCGTATGTGCGTGGAGTTGATGACCTACTTCGCCTCCACGTACCAGCGGCTGTGGGGCTTCACCTCGCCGCCGGTGCACGATCCGGTGGCGGTGGCGCGGGTCATCGATCCGGCGATCGTGCGGTGCGTCGACGCGCATGTCGCGGTCGAACTGCACGGCCGGTACACGCGCGGGGCGACGGTGGTGGATCTCCATCAGTATCTGGAGAGGCCGGTGAACGCGCGGGTCGCCGTGCACCTGGAGACCGAGTTGTTCTGGGACCGGGTGATCGCGGCGGTCGACACGCTCGGGCGCCGGACGGCGAGCCCGCCCGCATCAGCGTGAGGTCTGCGCCTGACGGGGGCGCCGGGCGGTGGATCCCCGCGCACGGATGAGGCCCGGCCGATGGCCGGGCCTCATCCGTCGACAGCCGTCAGTCACACGCTCTACAGACGCAGCAGTCGTTCCGTCATCTCGCGGTAGGAGCGCAGCGCAAGGCGCAGATCCTCGGTGTCCGCCTCCCTCGAGCCGCCCTTCCCCTCGCCGTGCCAGTCGGCGCGAAGGGCGCGGCGCTGCTCCGTGAGCGCGGTCGTGATCTTCTGGGCGGCGTCGTCCATGACCGCGGCCGCGTCCTCGACGGCGTGCCGCGGGGCGTCGACGAACCCGCTGAGGGAGTCGTGCAGACGACGGGCCAGCTTCTCCCGCTCATCCTGCGCGATCAGATGACCCGGTGTCTTGTGCTCCTGCGGCTCGGAGTGCGCGGGGCCGGCCGGAGCGCTGTGCGGAACCGGGGTGTCGTGGGACTCCGGAGTCCTGGGCACGTCCGTGGTCCCGATCCGCTGTGCGGTGGCGTCGGCGTCGGCCGCCACCGGACGGGCCGGTTCACGGGTGCCGGTCGCGGCGGCGGGCTCGACGAACGTCGCCGGTCCGGCGGGCTCGCGGGGCTCGACCGGTCGGCCGGAGTCCACAGGCTTCGCCGGCTCCAGCGGCTCGCCGGACTCGGGCCGTGCGCGGGACGTGGCCGGCTTCTCCGTCTCCAGCGGGTCGGGGGTACCGATGCGCTTCGGTGCCGGGACCTTCTCCTTTTCGTACGCCATCACACGCCACTCCCCTTCGGCTTCAGCAGGTGGCCGCGGCGGCCGCTGTCGACAGGACGCTCACGGGTGGTGCGGGTGTCCTCGGGCCCGGCCGTGACCAGGGCCTCGAAGAGCGCGCGGGCCTCGACCATCGCCTCGCGCAGTTCCTCCGTGCTCGACTTGGCGCGGGTGGCCAGGTGCATACGGCGGTAGCCGCCGACGTGCTGGGCGTGGTGCACGGAGAGGGCGTCCAGGTGCTCGTCGTGCTGCGAGGCCTCGGGGAAGCCCCGGTCCCGAGCGAGACGGGCGACGAGCTTGTCCGCGTCGGCCACCGCCTGGGCCGGGGAGTCGACGAACTGCTCCTGGAGACCGGCCCACTGGGCGACATACTGTTCGCGCGCCTCGTTGGCGAGGGGCTTCGGCCTCAGGTCACCGTGCCGCTTGACCCGTTCGTTCAGTTCGTGTTCCGTGGCCTTGGTGTCGCCGTCGTGGCGGGCGAGCACCCGGTCGTACTCGGGACCGAACCGGCGCTTGAGCCCCCGTCCGCCTCCCTTGCCCGGGCCGAGGTAGAACACCGCGGCGACGACGATCGCAACTACCGCGACCAGTGCGACGATGGTCAGGACTGTGGACATGGCTGCCTTCCCGTATCACGTGTCATGTGCCCAACTCGGTGAATTCGCTTGCTGGACGCC is a genomic window containing:
- a CDS encoding nucleoside hydrolase, with protein sequence MPPVPIIIDCDPGHDDAIAIMLAAGDPAIDLLAITTVAGNQTVEKTTLNARRVCTVAGITDVPIAAGCAQPLVQPLLVAEDVHGDSGMDGPRFGEPTVDTVPEHAVELMYRILTGHPEPVTLVPTAPLTNIALLLTRYPDAAGRIREIVLMGGSTERGNRTPAAEFNIHVDPEAADIVFRSGVPVTMCGLNVTHQAPATPDVLARLDGLDTELSRMCVELMTYFASTYQRLWGFTSPPVHDPVAVARVIDPAIVRCVDAHVAVELHGRYTRGATVVDLHQYLERPVNARVAVHLETELFWDRVIAAVDTLGRRTASPPASA